A single Sulfurimonas aquatica DNA region contains:
- a CDS encoding flagellar protein FlaG, which produces MDGIANVARQQQSQTTAVETQGRATQQVQQQVQQPKQVDLVKESQDNTTPQKLNSKEQVQELVDQLNNAMKPMNTNIKFGVDSQDVFYVSVIESETSKLIRRFPAEQAADFLPKMQEVTGMLFDLKG; this is translated from the coding sequence ATGGATGGCATAGCAAATGTTGCAAGACAACAACAGTCCCAAACAACTGCAGTTGAGACTCAAGGAAGAGCTACTCAGCAGGTTCAACAACAAGTACAACAACCTAAACAGGTTGACTTAGTCAAAGAGAGTCAAGATAATACTACACCGCAAAAGTTAAATTCTAAGGAACAAGTTCAAGAGTTAGTTGACCAACTCAACAATGCTATGAAGCCTATGAATACGAATATCAAATTTGGTGTTGATTCCCAAGATGTATTTTATGTATCTGTAATAGAATCAGAAACAAGTAAGTTAATAAGAAGATTCCCAGCAGAACAAGCTGCTGATTTTTTACCAAAAATGCAAGAAGTAACAGGAATGTTATTTGACTTAAAAGGGTAA